GTGGTGGGCCCTGCGGAGATAGACGAGCTGCGCTACCTGGCCCAGCAGCTACGAGGCCGCACCGTCAAGATGGTGAACTCGACGGCGGTGGGCGGTGGAGTGGCGGAGATCCTGAACCGCCTGGTCCCGCTGATGAACGAGCTGGAGATCGCCACCAAGTGGGAGGTGATCACCGGTGGCGAGGACTTCTTTGCCGTCACCAAGGCTTTTCACAACGCCCTGCACGGCAGCCCCTACGAGCTGACGCAGGAGGCCAGCGACGTCTTTCTCAGTTACAACGAACAGAACCGCCAGAGCATGCAGTTCGGGGAAGACCTAGTGGTGATCCACGATCCGCAGCCTGCCGGGCTCGTCCTTTCCAAGCCCGAGGGGAAGGCCAAATGGATCTGGCGTTGCCACATTGACCTCTCGCATCCGCATCCAGGGGTGTGGGGGCTGCTGCGGCCGCTGGTGGAGCAATACGACGCCGCCATCTTTTCTTCGCCCTCCTTCAGCCGTTCCCAGATGGGCATCCCGCAATACCTGTTCTTTCCCGCCATCGACCCGCTGGCGGAAAAAAACAAGAAACTGGATGACAAGAAAGTGCAGGAAGTGTGCGACCGGTTCGGCATCGACCGCAAACGGCCCATCCTGACCCAGATTTCGCGGTTCGATCGGCTCAAGGACCCGGTGGGAGTGATCCGGGCCTACAAGATGGCCAAACATTATGCGGACTGCCAGCTCGTGCTGGCGGGCGGCGGGGCTACGGACGACCCCGAAGGCGCCCAAGTG
The Terriglobales bacterium DNA segment above includes these coding regions:
- a CDS encoding glycosyltransferase translates to MNRKNNPGATVAPPSESARPARRAVRPQPRLDDYAAVVGPAEIDELRYLAQQLRGRTVKMVNSTAVGGGVAEILNRLVPLMNELEIATKWEVITGGEDFFAVTKAFHNALHGSPYELTQEASDVFLSYNEQNRQSMQFGEDLVVIHDPQPAGLVLSKPEGKAKWIWRCHIDLSHPHPGVWGLLRPLVEQYDAAIFSSPSFSRSQMGIPQYLFFPAIDPLAEKNKKLDDKKVQEVCDRFGIDRKRPILTQISRFDRLKDPVGVIRAYKMAKHYADCQLVLAGGGATDDPEGAQVLAEVKEAAAGDPDVIILDLPPWSHVEINALQRASTIVIQKSLREGFGLTVSEALWKGKPVIAGAVGGIPVQVIHKLTGMLVHSVEGCAYQIRYLLTHPDFARQLGRNGREHVRANFLITSNLKRYMLLYLILLKISSPLVS